Proteins encoded together in one Streptomyces sp. TLI_171 window:
- a CDS encoding YbaB/EbfC family nucleoid-associated protein, producing MTENGEFDRRLGEAEAELARATAATAEVRTRLDTTAARAVSKDRAVEVGMSADGQLTDIRFPDNRFQRMAGPQLAASVLEATRLARARVLRQVVDVVSPLTALTPSLDGLPGGTGGLEALFADLFAELESEGAARPAADAHLRDEIEDDAEDADPADSPPRARP from the coding sequence ATGACAGAAAACGGAGAGTTCGACCGGCGCCTCGGCGAGGCCGAAGCCGAACTGGCACGCGCCACGGCTGCAACGGCCGAGGTCCGGACACGGCTAGACACCACGGCGGCCCGTGCGGTGTCCAAGGACCGCGCGGTCGAGGTGGGCATGAGCGCCGACGGGCAACTGACCGACATCCGCTTCCCGGACAACCGCTTCCAGCGAATGGCCGGTCCGCAGCTCGCCGCCTCCGTCCTGGAGGCCACCCGGCTGGCCCGGGCCCGGGTACTCCGTCAGGTCGTCGATGTGGTCTCGCCGTTGACCGCGCTCACCCCGTCCCTCGACGGGCTGCCCGGCGGCACCGGCGGCCTGGAAGCCCTCTTCGCCGACCTGTTCGCCGAGCTCGAATCGGAAGGAGCGGCCCGCCCGGCGGCCGACGCCCACCTCCGCGACGAGATCGAGGACGACGCCGAGGACGCAGACCCGGCCGACTCCCCACCGCGTGCGCGCCCGTAG
- a CDS encoding AAWKG family protein (Members of this family are unrelated to eukaryotic Tcp10, although some members contain a repetitive region similar to a C-terminal repeat region of Tcp10.) codes for MPDDPWGTAVQLFTGYTMPERASLFEKEKGTDGKSYMMTVTVQNLGRITPLDMPGEWGRNTGGHSWTLYSFRGNGKNGLDLNRISIDLLWDPDRQPARPGTPLNQYILGPRTALMGLVYNRTTQGVSFDGVSVGDANAVVLESFSQAAGAWDRAAADFTYLADVLKDWVDGLGHEGAAWRGEAAGAFRGVLDQHRSNNESYHDQIAPAGAGGTPALFPVFGRSGSITKQGDALVKAQVALHDSATDMLAAWDQWGANPGSNPMGVLDRLIQQIATNLHDLNMSQVQQEVTTAVDSGKVVRNAVIPKPGFWQDMPEFGDMSNVDNWVKVGQEAVNQWLGLVDSMLGSQGRQSTSDVNNAFIQASSALSAPINAPATNVGTGDNGTKDGTKNGTNLPNLDDIKGPDTGTDSGADGPNLDAAGADGPDTTTTTADLDSALNGADGPNSGLSDIGATASPDTGATANPDTGTTTTTQDLASALDSAGLDGSSIGASTGADAAASAGPETSGLFPTSAAATDKNGNATVTKTAGISMPPLSTGLATTGSSGKTAGTNNPDGSTTVTYPDGSTVTTYPDGSTVTIDADGTQTSASAGTVTTYSPDGTETLRRPDGSISVTTPDGITTVTAADRSVTTVQPDGSSVTRYRDGSSTVTTADGTSTHITDSGKITAPVEAPPLNSGSSTSSVLDTVNGGSLTGGASVSGAAGALAGSTGGVDPTAALPSYGEDFYDTSTDFGAYGTGFVDTGTSTALGYNPAAAAAASHLSGMGGMGMGMGGAGSAAAALGGDRMREAVPDPVATARSTQAPNGSSMPYMPGGGQGSGQGTESKDRERANWIDEDEDVWGTETVGNPAVIGRAEQATAAQQQRYTGG; via the coding sequence ATGCCCGACGACCCATGGGGCACCGCCGTTCAACTGTTCACCGGGTACACCATGCCGGAGCGGGCGAGCCTCTTCGAGAAGGAGAAGGGCACCGACGGTAAGTCGTACATGATGACGGTGACGGTGCAGAACCTGGGCCGTATCACCCCGCTCGACATGCCGGGTGAATGGGGACGCAACACGGGCGGCCACTCCTGGACGCTGTACAGCTTCCGAGGTAATGGCAAGAACGGACTGGACCTCAACCGGATCTCCATCGACCTGTTGTGGGACCCGGACCGGCAGCCCGCGCGCCCTGGAACACCGCTCAACCAGTACATCCTCGGGCCGCGTACAGCCCTGATGGGGCTCGTGTACAACCGGACGACTCAGGGCGTGTCATTCGACGGGGTATCGGTTGGCGACGCGAACGCGGTCGTGCTGGAGTCTTTCTCGCAGGCTGCCGGCGCCTGGGACCGGGCCGCGGCGGACTTCACCTACCTCGCCGACGTGTTGAAGGACTGGGTCGACGGCCTCGGCCACGAGGGCGCGGCCTGGCGCGGCGAGGCCGCCGGAGCGTTCCGGGGAGTACTCGACCAGCACCGTAGCAACAACGAGTCCTACCACGACCAGATCGCCCCCGCCGGTGCGGGCGGCACCCCCGCGCTCTTCCCGGTGTTCGGCCGGAGCGGATCGATCACCAAGCAGGGCGATGCCCTGGTCAAGGCCCAGGTCGCACTGCACGATTCGGCGACCGACATGCTCGCGGCCTGGGACCAGTGGGGCGCCAACCCTGGCTCCAATCCGATGGGTGTCCTCGACCGGCTGATCCAGCAGATCGCCACCAACCTGCACGACCTCAACATGTCGCAGGTCCAGCAGGAGGTGACCACTGCCGTTGACTCCGGGAAGGTCGTGCGCAACGCGGTGATTCCCAAGCCCGGTTTCTGGCAGGACATGCCCGAGTTCGGGGACATGTCGAACGTGGACAACTGGGTCAAGGTGGGCCAGGAGGCCGTGAACCAGTGGCTGGGACTGGTGGACAGCATGCTCGGAAGCCAGGGCCGACAGTCCACCAGCGATGTCAACAACGCCTTCATCCAAGCGTCCTCGGCCCTCAGCGCGCCCATCAATGCGCCCGCCACCAATGTCGGCACCGGCGACAACGGTACGAAGGACGGGACCAAGAACGGCACGAACCTCCCGAATCTTGATGACATCAAGGGCCCGGACACGGGCACCGACAGCGGTGCCGACGGGCCGAACCTCGACGCCGCCGGGGCCGATGGCCCGGACACCACGACCACCACCGCGGACCTGGACAGCGCGTTGAACGGCGCCGACGGACCGAACAGCGGCCTCTCCGACATCGGCGCCACAGCGAGCCCGGACACCGGTGCCACGGCGAACCCGGACACCGGTACCACCACGACCACCCAAGACCTCGCCAGCGCCCTCGACTCGGCGGGCCTGGACGGCAGCAGCATCGGCGCGTCGACCGGCGCCGACGCGGCGGCGAGCGCGGGACCGGAAACAAGCGGGCTGTTCCCGACGAGCGCCGCCGCCACCGATAAGAATGGCAACGCCACCGTCACCAAGACCGCAGGCATTAGCATGCCGCCGCTGAGCACCGGATTGGCCACCACCGGGTCCAGCGGCAAAACCGCCGGCACCAATAACCCCGACGGTTCCACCACCGTCACCTACCCGGACGGCTCCACCGTGACGACCTATCCCGACGGTTCCACGGTCACGATCGACGCCGACGGCACCCAGACCTCTGCCAGCGCCGGGACCGTCACCACGTATTCCCCGGACGGTACGGAGACCCTCCGGCGTCCCGACGGCAGCATTAGTGTCACCACCCCCGACGGCATCACCACGGTCACCGCGGCGGACCGCTCGGTGACGACCGTCCAGCCGGACGGCTCCTCCGTCACCCGCTATCGGGACGGGAGTTCGACGGTCACCACCGCCGACGGGACCAGCACCCACATCACCGACAGCGGCAAAATCACCGCACCCGTGGAGGCACCGCCCCTCAACAGCGGAAGCAGCACCAGTTCGGTACTGGACACGGTCAACGGCGGCTCGTTGACCGGTGGTGCATCCGTCAGCGGTGCGGCTGGAGCGCTCGCCGGCTCCACCGGGGGGGTTGACCCGACGGCCGCGCTGCCGTCCTACGGCGAGGACTTCTACGACACCTCCACCGACTTCGGTGCCTACGGCACCGGCTTCGTCGACACGGGAACCAGCACCGCGCTCGGCTACAACCCCGCGGCCGCCGCGGCCGCCTCGCACCTCTCCGGCATGGGAGGCATGGGCATGGGCATGGGCGGCGCAGGCAGTGCGGCAGCGGCTCTCGGCGGGGACCGGATGCGCGAGGCCGTCCCCGACCCCGTGGCCACCGCGAGGAGCACCCAGGCACCCAACGGCTCCTCCATGCCCTACATGCCAGGCGGCGGCCAGGGCAGCGGCCAAGGAACCGAGAGCAAGGACCGCGAGCGGGCCAATTGGATTGACGAGGACGAGGACGTCTGGGGCACCGAGACGGTTGGCAACCCGGCCGTCATCGGCCGCGCCGAACAGGCGACGGCCGCACAGCAGCAGCGTTACACGGGAGGATGA
- a CDS encoding WXG100 family type VII secretion target has translation MIANAMQQAIGGITSVKNQADSGASTLASSYRGADGAAFQQLLSQWDGYIQKVLAGLSEVENTMHAQSTATNQQSEARLDDIKSLQARTAYAGLT, from the coding sequence ATGATCGCCAATGCCATGCAGCAGGCGATCGGCGGTATCACCAGCGTGAAGAACCAGGCCGATTCCGGCGCCTCCACTCTGGCCTCCAGCTACCGGGGCGCCGACGGTGCGGCGTTCCAGCAGCTGCTCAGCCAGTGGGACGGGTACATCCAGAAGGTGCTCGCCGGGCTCTCCGAGGTCGAGAACACCATGCACGCCCAGAGCACGGCCACGAACCAGCAGAGCGAGGCGAGGTTGGACGACATCAAGTCGCTCCAGGCCCGCACCGCCTATGCAGGCCTGACCTGA
- a CDS encoding WXG100 family type VII secretion target produces the protein MPDDTTISIHYGPTAQVVETLANASTKIANILDDTHNSVRQWEPSAQGMGKDAFEAKFAEWQRLLESAQQAVRSHAGLLDEIGNGYQVFDRNLANRWGSVSY, from the coding sequence ATGCCGGACGACACCACGATCTCCATCCACTACGGGCCGACCGCGCAGGTCGTCGAGACCCTCGCCAATGCGAGCACCAAGATCGCGAACATCCTCGACGACACCCACAACTCCGTTCGCCAGTGGGAGCCCAGCGCGCAGGGCATGGGCAAGGACGCCTTCGAAGCCAAGTTCGCGGAGTGGCAGCGTCTGCTGGAGAGCGCCCAGCAGGCCGTGCGCTCGCACGCCGGCCTGCTGGACGAGATCGGCAACGGCTACCAGGTCTTCGACCGGAACCTGGCCAACCGTTGGGGGAGCGTCAGCTACTGA
- a CDS encoding type VII secretion system-associated protein: MATDADLTSLDQGALQTFINGPLTQFIEYVVAARRESGGNLSVGDIAQGYTNASNVSLAKPLALGLMAGSDAVHGQALNSGTVTAAKLLDNIFASEDQQFERIKQGLLDLIKDFLEHQGSNLDSISAEELLNHITVTPTAGPTVNPLASTSTST; the protein is encoded by the coding sequence GTGGCCACCGACGCCGATCTCACCAGCCTTGACCAGGGCGCACTGCAGACGTTCATCAACGGTCCGCTGACGCAGTTCATCGAGTACGTCGTGGCAGCCCGACGCGAGTCCGGCGGCAACCTCTCCGTCGGCGACATCGCCCAGGGCTACACCAACGCGTCGAACGTCTCGCTCGCCAAACCGCTCGCCCTCGGCCTGATGGCCGGCAGCGACGCCGTCCACGGTCAGGCGCTCAACTCGGGGACGGTGACCGCTGCGAAGCTGCTCGACAACATCTTCGCTTCGGAGGACCAGCAGTTCGAGCGGATCAAGCAGGGCCTGCTCGACCTGATCAAGGACTTCCTGGAGCACCAGGGCAGCAACCTCGACTCGATCTCGGCCGAGGAACTCCTAAACCACATCACCGTGACGCCCACGGCCGGTCCGACCGTCAATCCTTTGGCCAGCACCAGCACCAGCACCTGA
- a CDS encoding EsaB/YukD family protein yields MADRALPAPGGSGTGALPAATAHPVPVPEGTGTTGGTGIRTAAAPLPPSVVITVELPDVVLDLTLPADLPAAELLPVVIRAAGEETAEAGVDHGGWDLHTPDGAPVDPEAPAGALDGAGLRLLPRPESRREPHYDDLIDGISVSVHALGHSWTPEAARRTLRVASGLAAAVLLAALLVPAVTRTTDRTTVTTLAGLAAVLFALGALAAARAAGDASTAVVLATATTAFAALTGWRLPASGAHGWAGTTDRLLPAAALAGAWALTAFLALGAWPVLTAQLALTALVSVGYGALIGPAGLAPAHAAAAVAPLVALLAVTAPRLGRTAARFHPSPLPTVRAALPDGARRAERAERDRQAEAAWTAGLRLTAAVLTSATGAVLAVTGGVPGQVTAGVWALLFLLTPWTAGLALRSAASVLPTLAVAVAAGLPALLGARTVVQSGVAAGLAVACVLLAAGAARTVAGAPPGPPAVPAVPSWRVRWWGRIGPAMRLLAATALLPLTVWVFNGYALVAAARP; encoded by the coding sequence GTGGCCGATCGCGCACTCCCGGCCCCCGGCGGGAGCGGTACCGGCGCCCTGCCCGCCGCAACCGCCCACCCGGTGCCGGTCCCTGAGGGCACCGGCACCACCGGCGGCACCGGCATCAGGACGGCCGCCGCACCGCTCCCACCGTCCGTCGTCATCACCGTCGAACTTCCCGATGTGGTGCTCGACTTGACGCTGCCCGCCGACCTCCCGGCCGCCGAACTGCTCCCCGTGGTGATCCGGGCCGCCGGAGAGGAGACCGCCGAGGCCGGTGTCGACCACGGTGGCTGGGACCTCCACACCCCCGACGGCGCCCCGGTCGACCCGGAGGCTCCCGCTGGCGCCCTCGACGGCGCCGGGCTTCGTCTGCTGCCCCGCCCCGAGAGCCGCCGCGAACCGCACTACGACGACCTCATCGACGGCATCTCAGTCAGTGTCCACGCACTGGGCCACTCCTGGACGCCCGAGGCGGCCCGCCGCACCCTGCGCGTCGCCTCCGGCCTGGCCGCGGCCGTCCTCCTGGCGGCGCTGCTCGTCCCGGCCGTCACCCGGACCACCGACCGGACGACCGTCACCACCCTCGCCGGCCTCGCGGCCGTGCTGTTCGCGCTGGGCGCGCTCGCCGCCGCCCGCGCCGCCGGTGACGCCTCGACCGCGGTCGTGCTCGCAACTGCGACCACCGCCTTCGCCGCGTTGACGGGTTGGAGGCTGCCGGCCTCCGGCGCTCACGGCTGGGCAGGCACCACCGACCGCCTGCTCCCCGCCGCCGCCCTGGCCGGGGCGTGGGCGCTCACCGCCTTCCTGGCCCTGGGCGCCTGGCCGGTTCTCACCGCCCAACTCGCCCTCACCGCGCTGGTGTCGGTTGGGTACGGAGCCCTCATCGGTCCGGCCGGCCTGGCCCCCGCGCACGCCGCGGCGGCGGTCGCCCCACTGGTGGCCCTGCTCGCCGTCACCGCGCCGCGCCTGGGCCGGACCGCTGCCCGGTTCCACCCGTCCCCGTTGCCTACTGTCCGCGCGGCCCTGCCCGACGGTGCCCGCCGTGCCGAACGCGCCGAACGCGACCGGCAGGCGGAGGCCGCGTGGACCGCGGGGCTCCGGCTGACCGCAGCCGTGCTCACCTCGGCGACCGGCGCCGTCCTGGCCGTTACCGGGGGCGTCCCCGGCCAGGTCACTGCCGGGGTGTGGGCGCTGCTGTTCCTGCTCACGCCCTGGACCGCCGGACTGGCGCTCCGGTCAGCAGCGAGCGTGCTCCCGACGCTGGCCGTCGCGGTGGCGGCCGGCCTGCCGGCGCTCCTCGGCGCGCGAACCGTTGTACAGAGCGGCGTGGCGGCCGGTCTCGCCGTCGCCTGCGTGTTGCTGGCCGCCGGCGCGGCCCGCACCGTCGCCGGTGCGCCGCCCGGCCCGCCCGCCGTCCCCGCTGTTCCGTCGTGGCGGGTGCGGTGGTGGGGGCGGATCGGTCCGGCGATGCGGCTGCTCGCCGCCACCGCGCTGCTGCCGCTGACGGTGTGGGTGTTCAACGGCTACGCCCTGGTGGCGGCGGCGCGTCCCTGA